Proteins encoded by one window of Microcebus murinus isolate Inina chromosome 2, M.murinus_Inina_mat1.0, whole genome shotgun sequence:
- the LOC105878781 gene encoding small integral membrane protein 15-like, with product MFDIKAWAEYVVEWAAKDPYGFLTTVILALIPLFLASAVLSWKLANIIEAREKEQKKKQKRQENIAKANQRL from the coding sequence ATGTTTGACATTAAGGCTTGGGCTGAGTATGTTGTGGAATGGGCTGCAAAGGACCCTTATGGCTTCCTTACAACAGTTATTTTGGCCCTAATTCCACTGTTCCTAGCAAGTGCTGTACTGTCTTGGAAGTTGGCCAACATAATTGAGGCCAGGGAGAAGgagcaaaagaagaaacaaaaacgtcaagaaaatattgcaaaagcTAACCAACGACTATAA